Proteins found in one Bordetella genomosp. 9 genomic segment:
- a CDS encoding phage tail protein encodes MATFYGILTKVGEAKQANAMALGQQLQIAELSVGDGGGDTPVPDPNQTQLIGEWRRAPINQLYVDPNNANYLIAEQVLPENVGGKWIREWGLWDQDGDLVAVANCPPTYKPQLEEGSGRTQVIRMVIMVASTNAFVLKIDPAVVLATRKYVDDSLLVLANYSRMYSINALPTTDRGPIIVIECGEVWLWTETEYFTGYRSPLCGRPLDGHTVTPLPSEVDAVGGLLSKTAYARLWGYAQENGLVVTQAVWTANVGAHYFVNVDANNFRAPDLRNMFRRYTGTDADTANARVMGSRQSNQNKAHTHSVPNLVSLNNGAVWRSSEPYNGLATTATGSSGGAESRPDNTAYNPRIHV; translated from the coding sequence ATGGCTACCTTTTACGGCATCCTCACGAAAGTCGGCGAGGCCAAGCAGGCCAACGCCATGGCCCTGGGCCAGCAGTTGCAGATTGCCGAGCTGTCCGTTGGCGACGGCGGCGGCGACACGCCCGTGCCCGATCCCAATCAGACGCAGCTTATCGGCGAATGGCGGCGCGCCCCGATCAATCAGCTTTACGTCGATCCCAACAACGCCAACTATCTGATCGCCGAGCAGGTCCTGCCCGAGAACGTGGGCGGCAAATGGATCCGGGAATGGGGATTGTGGGACCAGGACGGCGACCTGGTCGCCGTGGCAAACTGCCCGCCCACCTACAAACCCCAGCTCGAAGAGGGTTCCGGCCGAACCCAGGTTATACGGATGGTCATCATGGTGGCGAGCACGAACGCTTTCGTGCTCAAGATCGATCCGGCCGTGGTCCTGGCGACGCGCAAATACGTCGATGACAGCCTGCTGGTGCTGGCGAACTACTCGCGCATGTACTCCATCAACGCGCTGCCCACGACCGACAGAGGCCCCATCATTGTTATCGAGTGCGGCGAGGTGTGGCTCTGGACTGAGACGGAGTATTTCACCGGCTACCGGTCGCCGCTATGCGGCCGGCCGTTGGATGGCCATACCGTCACGCCCCTACCCAGCGAAGTCGATGCGGTCGGCGGGCTGCTCAGCAAGACGGCGTACGCGCGCCTGTGGGGCTACGCCCAGGAAAACGGCCTTGTCGTCACGCAGGCCGTGTGGACCGCCAACGTCGGCGCGCACTACTTTGTGAACGTGGACGCCAACAACTTCCGGGCTCCCGATCTGCGCAACATGTTCCGCCGTTACACCGGAACTGACGCTGACACTGCAAATGCAAGGGTAATGGGCTCTCGGCAATCGAACCAGAACAAGGCGCATACTCATTCCGTCCCTAATCTGGTGTCGCTGAACAACGGAGCTGTGTGGCGCTCGTCCGAGCCGTACAACGGGCTGGCGACTACCGCCACTGGTTCTTCCGGTGGCGCTGAAAGCCGGCCGGACAACACTGCCTACAACCCGCGAATCCATGTCTAG
- a CDS encoding phage tail protein I, translating to MTEKRTLLPPNSTPLERNLALANADIEDIPLPIRALRRATTCPAGILTWLAWERSVDRWNDAWTDDAKRKAIANAFFVHKHKGTVGALRRVVEPLGYLLEVIEWWETQPEGPRGTFQLSIGVLDTGITDAMYVELERLIDDAKRLSQHMTGLAISLEVRAPMNIAVAAYDGDELTVYPYQTERVDVPMAIPFGVREHSIDTLTVYP from the coding sequence ATGACTGAAAAGCGCACCCTCCTGCCGCCGAACTCCACGCCGCTGGAGCGCAACCTCGCCCTCGCCAACGCCGACATCGAGGACATTCCTCTTCCCATCCGCGCGCTGCGCCGGGCCACGACGTGCCCCGCCGGCATCCTGACCTGGCTGGCGTGGGAACGCTCCGTGGATCGCTGGAACGATGCGTGGACGGACGATGCGAAGCGCAAGGCGATTGCCAACGCGTTTTTCGTGCACAAGCACAAGGGCACCGTGGGCGCCCTGCGCCGCGTCGTCGAGCCCTTGGGCTACCTGCTGGAAGTCATCGAATGGTGGGAGACGCAGCCAGAAGGCCCGCGCGGGACGTTCCAGCTTTCCATCGGGGTACTGGACACCGGCATCACGGACGCGATGTACGTCGAGCTGGAGCGGCTCATCGACGACGCCAAGCGCTTGTCCCAGCACATGACTGGCCTTGCCATCAGTCTGGAAGTGCGCGCCCCGATGAATATCGCCGTGGCGGCCTATGACGGCGACGAGCTGACCGTTTATCCCTATCAAACCGAACGCGTGGACGTGCCGATGGCAATTCCCTTCGGCGTGCGCGAACACTCCATTGACACCCTTACGGTATATCCCTAA
- a CDS encoding baseplate J/gp47 family protein yields MADVSSPIDLSLLPAPDVVERLNYEEILEARKARLIALFASDDQAAVTKALALESEPLAILLQENSEREVTLRQRINEAARAVLLAFAKGKDLEHISAEYGVTRLTIQEAQPNAIPPVDAVMEDDEDLRYRAQLAWEGLSTAGPRGAYEFHARSAQGQIADVSAISPEPCDILVSVLSREDDGTSSEGVLAAVRTALSDEDVRPMGDRVTVQSSQITSYNVRAVLYMKGDGPGRDVALAAARAACEAYVYRSRRQGVSVWRSAITASLHVEGVDHLDLEEPAADIVLDRTQAGTCLGVEIEIGDETDDD; encoded by the coding sequence TTGGCCGACGTATCCAGCCCCATCGACCTGTCCCTGTTGCCGGCGCCCGATGTCGTCGAAAGGCTGAACTATGAGGAAATCCTCGAAGCCCGTAAGGCGCGGCTGATCGCGCTCTTCGCGTCCGATGACCAGGCCGCCGTCACCAAGGCCCTGGCCCTGGAATCCGAACCGCTTGCCATCCTCCTGCAGGAAAACAGCGAACGGGAGGTGACGCTACGCCAGCGGATCAACGAAGCCGCCCGCGCCGTCCTGCTCGCCTTCGCCAAGGGCAAAGACCTGGAGCACATCTCCGCCGAATACGGCGTTACCCGCTTGACCATCCAGGAAGCGCAGCCCAACGCCATCCCGCCGGTCGACGCCGTCATGGAAGACGACGAAGACCTGCGCTACCGTGCGCAGCTCGCCTGGGAAGGCCTGTCGACAGCCGGGCCGCGCGGCGCGTACGAGTTCCACGCGCGGTCGGCGCAGGGCCAGATTGCGGACGTAAGTGCGATCAGCCCCGAACCTTGCGACATCCTGGTGTCCGTCCTGTCTCGCGAAGACGACGGGACGTCCAGCGAGGGAGTACTCGCCGCGGTGCGCACGGCGTTAAGCGATGAAGACGTGCGCCCCATGGGCGACCGCGTGACGGTCCAGTCCTCGCAGATCACGAGCTACAACGTCAGGGCCGTGCTGTACATGAAGGGAGACGGGCCAGGGCGCGACGTGGCCCTGGCCGCTGCTCGAGCGGCATGCGAGGCCTATGTGTACCGCTCCCGTCGCCAGGGCGTGTCAGTCTGGCGCAGCGCCATCACGGCATCGCTACATGTCGAAGGCGTCGACCACCTGGACCTGGAGGAGCCCGCCGCCGATATCGTGCTGGATCGTACGCAGGCCGGCACCTGTCTGGGCGTGGAAATCGAAATTGGCGACGAGACGGACGATGACTGA
- a CDS encoding GPW/gp25 family protein, whose translation MNASTGLQIVDRDHLSQSIGKVLSTSIGTRLRRRPFGSLGPDLVDAPGNASTLVQLYAAAATALMSWEPRITLRRVSAQASADEPGRFDITVEGETVADGGTATPFAATTSLGA comes from the coding sequence ATGAACGCCAGCACCGGCCTGCAGATCGTCGACCGCGACCACCTGTCGCAGTCCATCGGCAAGGTGCTCTCCACGTCCATCGGCACGCGCCTGCGTCGCCGCCCCTTCGGTTCGCTCGGTCCGGACCTGGTCGACGCGCCCGGCAACGCCTCCACCCTGGTGCAGCTCTACGCCGCCGCCGCGACGGCCCTCATGTCCTGGGAGCCGCGCATCACGCTGCGCCGCGTGAGCGCCCAGGCGAGCGCGGACGAGCCCGGCCGCTTCGATATCACCGTGGAAGGCGAAACCGTGGCCGACGGTGGCACCGCGACGCCTTTTGCAGCGACAACTTCCCTTGGAGCCTGA
- a CDS encoding phage baseplate assembly protein V, giving the protein MHDAAELFRLLSNLIRTGTVFAADLATTPPAVRVRDGAWESGWLQWTERRAGTTKTWSPPTIGEQVLAFCLGGDTAAGYVITGLNTASNPPPSTSANEDVREYPDGARIVYDHAAGALTATGVKTATLQAQELTTVDCPQTVFTGAVTVQGLFTYSAGMSGTNGKGNNTSIKGDITHESGNLSSNGVVVHTHKHGGVNRGGSDTDGPK; this is encoded by the coding sequence ATGCACGATGCCGCCGAACTTTTCCGCCTGCTCTCGAACCTGATCCGAACCGGAACGGTGTTCGCGGCCGACCTCGCCACGACGCCGCCGGCCGTGCGTGTGCGCGACGGCGCCTGGGAATCCGGCTGGCTGCAATGGACCGAGCGGCGGGCCGGCACGACCAAGACCTGGAGCCCGCCGACCATCGGCGAACAGGTGCTTGCCTTCTGCCTGGGGGGCGACACCGCAGCCGGCTATGTCATCACGGGCCTGAACACCGCTTCGAACCCGCCGCCGTCGACCAGCGCGAACGAGGATGTGCGCGAATACCCGGATGGCGCGCGTATCGTCTACGACCACGCGGCCGGCGCGCTCACCGCCACGGGCGTGAAGACGGCCACGCTGCAAGCGCAGGAACTGACCACCGTGGACTGCCCGCAGACGGTTTTTACGGGCGCCGTGACGGTGCAGGGGCTATTCACCTACAGCGCCGGCATGAGCGGCACTAACGGCAAGGGCAACAACACGTCCATTAAGGGCGATATCACCCACGAAAGCGGCAACCTGTCGTCAAACGGTGTCGTCGTGCATACGCACAAGCACGGCGGCGTGAATCGCGGCGGCAGTGACACGGACGGGCCGAAATAA
- a CDS encoding phage virion morphogenesis protein, which produces MAQRPFTQLEKWAGALLARLSPAEQRKVNQKIAIALRRSQAARIAGQRNPDGTPFEPRRTRKNLRGKKGRIKKRAMFVRLRNNRNLKAKATPGDISVGFFGRVARIARVHQYGLRDRPARGMEDVQYPTRELLGFTDDDIDLIRDMLLRHLAGEQL; this is translated from the coding sequence ATGGCGCAGCGCCCATTCACGCAGCTCGAAAAATGGGCCGGCGCCCTGCTCGCCCGGCTGTCTCCGGCCGAGCAGCGCAAGGTCAACCAGAAGATTGCCATTGCCCTGCGCCGCAGCCAGGCCGCCCGCATCGCCGGCCAGCGCAATCCGGACGGAACGCCCTTCGAGCCGCGCCGTACGCGCAAGAATCTGCGCGGCAAGAAGGGCCGCATCAAGAAGCGCGCCATGTTCGTGCGCCTGCGCAACAACCGCAACCTCAAGGCCAAGGCGACGCCGGGCGATATCTCGGTCGGCTTCTTCGGCCGTGTCGCGCGCATCGCCCGCGTACACCAGTACGGGCTGCGCGACCGCCCGGCGCGGGGCATGGAGGACGTGCAGTATCCGACGCGCGAACTGCTGGGATTCACCGACGACGATATCGACCTGATACGGGACATGTTGCTGCGCCACCTGGCGGGCGAGCAGTTGTAG
- a CDS encoding phage tail protein gives MLKPNSLRAFLTDSNSFLKADPDRLLMFVDEGRIVASGTLALSHEYRYTLNLIVTDYPGAEDALLLPLLAWLRTNQPELFENPELRDNAIPFDVDLNNNQTVDISIKVALTERVIVTYDDATQRVNVAHVPEPVHPALPDQGERRPVYLHDRQIATMPFPVGNP, from the coding sequence ATGCTCAAACCCAATAGCCTGCGCGCGTTCCTGACCGATTCCAACTCCTTTCTCAAGGCCGACCCGGACCGGCTGCTGATGTTCGTGGACGAAGGCCGTATCGTCGCCTCCGGCACGCTGGCCCTGTCGCATGAGTACCGGTACACCCTGAACCTGATCGTCACGGATTACCCCGGCGCCGAGGATGCGCTCCTCCTGCCGCTGCTGGCCTGGCTACGGACCAATCAGCCGGAACTGTTCGAAAACCCCGAGCTGCGCGACAACGCCATCCCATTCGACGTGGATCTGAACAACAACCAGACCGTCGATATCTCGATCAAGGTCGCGCTCACCGAACGCGTGATCGTCACCTATGACGACGCCACGCAGCGCGTGAATGTCGCGCACGTGCCCGAGCCGGTCCACCCGGCCCTGCCCGACCAGGGCGAACGACGCCCGGTGTACCTGCACGACCGGCAAATCGCCACGATGCCCTTTCCGGTCGGCAACCCCTGA
- the lysC gene encoding Rz1-like lysis system protein LysC (LysC is an Rz1-like component of a phage lytic system, substantially overlapping although not fully embedded in the gene for the Rz-like LysB component.), translated as MRPQATHAAWPPFNPPRTAFAPRSVSARPISEHCNVKTRKFALGLMAYCLMTLQACAPTQPSPGPTLMLNSCPAVTPCVLPATAPTSNGDLNLAIERAETAWAVCAAQVDAVYRCQTKANNAQTQ; from the coding sequence ATGCGACCGCAAGCAACGCACGCGGCTTGGCCGCCCTTCAATCCACCCAGAACAGCTTTCGCGCCTCGCTCAGTCAGCGCGAGGCCGATATCGGAGCACTGCAACGTGAAAACAAGGAAATTCGCGCTTGGGCTGATGGCCTACTGCCTCATGACATTGCAGGCATGCGCGCCCACCCAGCCCTCACCGGGGCCGACGCTTATGCTGAATTCTTGTCCGGCCGTGACGCCGTGCGTGCTCCCGGCGACGGCGCCGACCAGCAATGGGGATCTAAACCTGGCCATTGAACGTGCCGAAACGGCATGGGCCGTGTGCGCGGCCCAGGTCGACGCCGTCTACCGCTGCCAGACGAAGGCGAACAATGCTCAAACCCAATAG
- a CDS encoding N-acetylmuramidase domain-containing protein: protein MPDTLKPGDQGQAVADLQAALSAAGYAVARTHVYDDATEAAVSALQRARRLVVDGVYGPKTAAALAGLETGRLLTEADLARAADMLDVPLASVKAVNEVESRGCGFLPDGRPVILYERHVFYDRLAAHGIDPAPHAARLPAIVNTESGGYAGGAAEYRRLAMATAICAPAALEAASWGAFQVMGYHWQRLGYASIDDFVARMRRTEGDQLDAFVRYVQADAALSKALAGRKWAAFARGYNGPAYARNLYDVKLARAYDRYADAAKVAA, encoded by the coding sequence ATGCCTGACACCCTTAAACCCGGCGACCAGGGCCAGGCCGTTGCGGATCTGCAGGCGGCGCTTTCCGCCGCCGGCTACGCGGTCGCCCGCACCCACGTCTATGACGATGCCACCGAGGCGGCCGTATCCGCCCTACAGCGCGCCCGCCGGCTTGTGGTGGATGGCGTCTATGGGCCGAAGACCGCCGCCGCCCTGGCGGGGCTGGAAACCGGCCGGCTGCTCACCGAAGCCGACCTTGCCCGCGCGGCCGACATGCTGGACGTACCGCTGGCAAGCGTGAAGGCGGTCAACGAAGTGGAATCGCGGGGATGCGGGTTCCTGCCCGATGGGCGGCCCGTCATTCTCTACGAACGCCATGTCTTCTACGACCGCCTGGCCGCGCACGGCATCGACCCGGCGCCGCACGCCGCGCGCCTGCCGGCCATCGTCAATACGGAGTCCGGCGGCTACGCGGGCGGCGCCGCGGAGTATCGGCGCCTGGCGATGGCGACCGCCATCTGCGCGCCGGCCGCCCTGGAGGCGGCGAGCTGGGGCGCCTTCCAGGTCATGGGCTACCACTGGCAACGCCTGGGCTACGCCAGCATCGACGATTTCGTGGCACGCATGCGGCGCACGGAGGGCGACCAGCTCGACGCCTTTGTGCGCTACGTCCAGGCCGACGCGGCGCTGTCCAAAGCCCTGGCCGGCCGGAAGTGGGCGGCGTTCGCCCGTGGCTACAACGGCCCGGCCTACGCCCGCAACCTCTACGACGTGAAGCTGGCTCGCGCCTACGATCGCTACGCGGACGCGGCGAAGGTGGCGGCATGA
- a CDS encoding phage holin family protein: protein MNPYPHLGAVAVLAALLYIATALRFVWYRPNGARHRRMVSLLASALIAAMLCRAVDILVCRSAVSLAEAVVIAVQLIAAWSARGNLAELVKRRADA, encoded by the coding sequence ATGAACCCGTATCCGCACCTGGGCGCCGTCGCCGTCCTCGCGGCGCTGCTCTACATCGCCACGGCATTGCGATTCGTCTGGTACCGTCCCAACGGCGCGCGCCACCGCCGCATGGTGTCGCTGCTTGCCAGCGCCCTGATCGCCGCCATGCTGTGCCGCGCCGTCGATATCCTGGTTTGCCGCAGCGCCGTATCGCTGGCCGAGGCCGTCGTCATCGCCGTGCAACTTATCGCGGCCTGGTCCGCGCGCGGCAATCTGGCCGAACTGGTGAAGAGGCGTGCCGATGCCTGA
- a CDS encoding putative holin — MAEPSTVTAASATLLSGVALASILPHIDANAAFGAIVGAALVASTKKDVSPWKRLLSFLFSALCGYGGAGEFVARQWAMQTFLPALLVSLVSVAIALKLVAVASDLDPGDIRAYLVKLMGGRQ, encoded by the coding sequence ATGGCCGAACCCTCGACCGTCACCGCCGCCAGCGCCACGCTCCTGTCCGGCGTGGCGCTGGCTTCGATCCTGCCGCATATCGATGCCAATGCGGCATTCGGCGCCATCGTGGGCGCCGCCCTGGTGGCGAGCACCAAAAAGGACGTGAGCCCGTGGAAGCGGCTGCTGTCGTTCCTCTTCTCTGCCCTATGCGGTTACGGCGGCGCGGGCGAATTCGTGGCGCGCCAATGGGCGATGCAGACGTTCCTGCCGGCGCTGCTGGTGTCCCTGGTGAGCGTCGCCATCGCACTGAAACTGGTCGCTGTCGCCTCGGACCTGGATCCGGGCGACATTCGCGCTTACCTGGTCAAACTGATGGGGGGCCGTCAATGA
- a CDS encoding tail protein X, with protein sequence MKVRTQQHDTVDALCWRNLHQTRDVVEQTLELNPGLADLGPVLPHGLLVELPQVATAPAPQPTTKLWD encoded by the coding sequence ATGAAGGTCCGCACCCAGCAACATGACACCGTGGACGCGCTTTGCTGGCGCAACCTGCACCAGACCCGCGATGTCGTGGAGCAAACGCTCGAATTGAATCCCGGCCTGGCCGACCTTGGGCCGGTCCTGCCGCATGGGCTGCTGGTGGAGCTGCCGCAGGTCGCCACCGCCCCCGCCCCGCAACCCACAACCAAACTCTGGGACTGA
- a CDS encoding head completion/stabilization protein, protein MSFIASAPVSDAPADDTIANDGFWPDLSLVAAREAMRLDGTVTGPRLRHALIAAVIETARDVRDWKAARQGEGYATLADVPGDKVDGNSVASQCYLRAVYCYAKADLVERMSDFDLAATGQKRAEWLDTTPDEQRRNAAWAITALLGRPRTTVELI, encoded by the coding sequence ATGAGCTTTATCGCCTCCGCCCCCGTATCCGACGCACCGGCCGATGACACCATCGCCAACGACGGCTTCTGGCCGGACCTGTCGCTGGTGGCCGCCCGCGAAGCCATGCGCCTGGACGGTACCGTCACGGGGCCGCGCCTGCGGCACGCGCTGATCGCCGCCGTCATCGAAACGGCGCGCGATGTACGGGACTGGAAGGCGGCGCGCCAGGGCGAGGGATACGCCACCCTGGCCGACGTGCCGGGCGACAAAGTGGACGGCAACAGTGTGGCGAGCCAATGCTACCTGCGTGCTGTGTACTGCTACGCGAAGGCTGACCTGGTCGAACGCATGTCCGATTTCGACCTGGCCGCGACCGGCCAGAAAAGGGCTGAATGGCTGGATACCACGCCCGACGAACAGCGCCGCAACGCGGCCTGGGCTATCACCGCGCTTCTCGGTCGGCCGCGCACAACCGTGGAGCTGATCTGA
- the gpM gene encoding phage terminase small subunit: MASLAQRHRTRVLAARESGKSDPGAPNPAGGVQALMMANLVNDLRRLKAIESVERKIAAKADMLPAYRDYVDGVLSADKGGQDEVIATVMVWHLDVGDFARGLTIAGYVLKHDLALPERYNRKVPALLLDEVPGAVLAGKVPVNSDTMGALQMVAVLTEGKDAPDQARAKLHRAMGETLAALAGDTPTGPQLDMARAGLAQLNRAVALHKDVGAKKAIEQLSRTIKKAEASAAG; this comes from the coding sequence ATGGCAAGCCTCGCTCAACGTCACCGCACGCGCGTCCTGGCCGCGCGCGAGTCGGGCAAATCCGATCCCGGTGCGCCGAATCCGGCAGGCGGCGTCCAGGCCCTGATGATGGCGAACCTGGTCAATGACCTGCGCCGCCTGAAAGCCATCGAATCGGTCGAACGCAAGATCGCCGCCAAGGCCGACATGCTGCCGGCCTACCGCGACTATGTGGACGGCGTCCTGTCGGCCGACAAGGGCGGCCAGGACGAAGTCATCGCCACGGTCATGGTGTGGCACCTGGACGTAGGCGATTTCGCGCGCGGCCTGACCATTGCCGGCTACGTCCTCAAGCACGACCTAGCCCTGCCGGAACGCTACAACCGGAAGGTGCCCGCGCTGCTGCTCGATGAAGTGCCTGGCGCCGTCTTGGCGGGAAAGGTACCCGTCAACTCCGACACCATGGGCGCCCTGCAAATGGTCGCGGTACTCACCGAAGGCAAAGATGCGCCGGACCAGGCACGGGCGAAGCTGCACCGCGCCATGGGCGAAACGCTGGCCGCCCTAGCGGGCGACACCCCGACCGGCCCGCAGCTCGACATGGCGCGCGCCGGCCTGGCGCAACTGAATCGCGCCGTGGCGCTGCACAAGGACGTGGGCGCGAAAAAGGCCATCGAGCAGCTTTCCCGAACCATCAAGAAAGCCGAGGCGAGCGCCGCCGGCTGA
- a CDS encoding phage major capsid protein, P2 family — translation MRNTTRKLYNAYLSQVAALNGVENATQSFSVEPSVQQTMETKIQESSSFLQRINMPLVQDQKGEKIGLGVSGPAASRTNTDAKDRQTRDLTAMDSNGYECVQTNFDTHIKYAQLDQWARFPDFQIRVRNNIIQRQALDRIMIGFNGVSVAADTDIGTNPLLQDVNKGWLQKLRERAAERVLNAGAGGGTVKIGKGGDYRDIDAAVYDLRMLLEPWYQDDTQLVAIVGRGLMHDKYFPLINQSGDAATEKLAADIIVSQKRIGGLPAVTVPFMPEGRVLITRLDNLSIYIQEGARRRYVKEKPERNRVEFYESSNDDYVMEDYGCAALLENVELVTDEDAGGGA, via the coding sequence ATGCGCAACACTACCCGCAAACTCTACAACGCCTACCTGTCGCAGGTCGCGGCGTTGAACGGCGTCGAGAACGCCACGCAGTCTTTTAGCGTCGAACCGTCCGTCCAACAGACGATGGAAACGAAGATCCAGGAAAGTTCCAGCTTCCTGCAGCGGATCAACATGCCCCTGGTCCAGGACCAGAAGGGCGAGAAAATCGGCCTTGGTGTATCGGGTCCGGCTGCGAGCCGCACGAACACGGACGCGAAGGATCGACAGACGCGCGATCTGACCGCCATGGATTCCAACGGCTACGAATGCGTGCAAACTAATTTCGACACGCATATCAAGTACGCGCAGCTTGACCAATGGGCGCGGTTCCCGGATTTCCAGATTCGCGTGCGCAACAACATCATCCAGCGCCAGGCCCTGGATCGCATCATGATCGGTTTCAACGGCGTGTCGGTGGCCGCCGACACCGATATCGGCACCAACCCGCTGCTGCAGGACGTGAATAAGGGCTGGCTGCAGAAGCTGCGCGAGCGCGCGGCCGAACGCGTCCTGAACGCGGGCGCAGGCGGCGGCACGGTCAAGATCGGCAAAGGCGGCGACTATCGCGACATCGACGCGGCGGTCTACGACCTGCGCATGCTGCTCGAACCTTGGTATCAGGACGATACGCAGCTTGTCGCCATCGTCGGCCGTGGCCTCATGCACGACAAGTATTTCCCGCTCATCAACCAGAGCGGCGACGCCGCCACCGAAAAGCTGGCAGCGGACATCATCGTCAGCCAGAAGCGCATCGGCGGCCTGCCCGCCGTGACGGTGCCCTTCATGCCGGAGGGGCGTGTGCTCATCACGCGCCTGGACAACCTCTCGATCTACATCCAGGAAGGTGCGCGCCGCCGCTATGTGAAGGAGAAGCCCGAGCGTAACCGCGTGGAATTTTACGAATCGTCCAATGACGACTACGTGATGGAGGATTACGGCTGCGCGGCACTGCTCGAAAACGTCGAGCTCGTGACTGACGAAGACGCGGGAGGCGGCGCGTAA
- a CDS encoding GPO family capsid scaffolding protein, with protein MKWFTVAKEGQTTDGRKILRAWLEQIAETFNRQTYGARVWLEHLRGTLPDSPFKAYGDVTAVRTQEGDDGKLILQAQIDPTPALIAMNKDRQKIYTSIEVDPNFAETGKAYLLGLGVTDTPASLGTDALAFCAQHPEEVHPFKSRKQNPNTLFTSAIPVEFDFSGDQSDHDAGLLTKITEMFKAMTAKAQPEKFSELAQAFTAFAQAYAQTQKDTADSVEALAAKVDSMGAGFVTAEQFQALTDKLDLTDRTPGTRAPAKGGDGVVRTDC; from the coding sequence ATGAAATGGTTCACCGTCGCCAAGGAAGGCCAAACCACGGACGGCCGCAAGATTCTGCGTGCCTGGCTGGAGCAAATCGCCGAAACATTCAACCGTCAGACGTACGGCGCGCGCGTGTGGCTAGAACACCTGCGTGGCACGCTGCCCGACAGCCCGTTCAAGGCCTACGGCGACGTGACGGCCGTGCGCACCCAGGAAGGCGACGACGGCAAACTGATATTGCAGGCGCAGATCGATCCGACGCCGGCACTCATCGCCATGAACAAGGATCGCCAGAAGATTTACACCTCCATCGAGGTCGATCCCAATTTCGCCGAAACCGGTAAGGCCTATCTCCTCGGGCTCGGCGTCACCGACACTCCGGCCAGCCTGGGCACCGATGCGCTGGCGTTCTGCGCGCAACACCCCGAGGAAGTGCATCCCTTCAAGAGCCGCAAACAAAACCCGAACACGCTGTTCACGTCGGCCATTCCGGTTGAGTTCGATTTTTCCGGAGACCAATCGGACCACGACGCCGGCCTGCTCACCAAGATCACGGAAATGTTCAAGGCGATGACGGCGAAAGCACAGCCGGAGAAATTCTCCGAACTGGCCCAGGCCTTTACCGCCTTCGCGCAGGCCTATGCGCAGACGCAGAAGGACACCGCCGATTCGGTCGAAGCGCTCGCGGCCAAGGTCGACAGCATGGGAGCGGGCTTTGTCACCGCCGAGCAATTCCAGGCCCTGACCGACAAGCTCGACCTCACCGACCGCACCCCCGGCACGCGCGCACCCGCTAAGGGCGGCGACGGCGTGGTGCGTACCGACTGCTGA